One window of the Chryseobacterium sp. CY350 genome contains the following:
- a CDS encoding succinate dehydrogenase/fumarate reductase iron-sulfur subunit → MSAKQNLNLTLKIWRQKNNRTKGHFEIYKLTDISTDSSFLEMLDVLNAQLIEADKEPVAFDHDCREGICGMCSLYINGRAHGPDTGIATCQLHMRMFTNNQTIVIEPWRSVAFPVIKDLIVDRSSFDRIMAAGGFISVNTSGNTLDGNAILVNKENAENAMDAAACISCGACVATCPNGAAMLFVGAKISHLALLPQGQVERKRRVLNMVKAMDEEGFGNCSVIGACEVECPKHISLDTIARLNREYIKAWAK, encoded by the coding sequence ATGAGTGCAAAACAAAATTTAAATCTCACACTTAAAATATGGAGGCAAAAAAATAACCGTACCAAGGGACATTTTGAAATCTACAAGCTCACGGATATTTCTACAGATTCTTCATTTCTAGAGATGCTAGACGTACTAAATGCGCAACTGATAGAAGCTGATAAAGAGCCGGTAGCGTTTGATCACGACTGCCGCGAGGGCATCTGCGGGATGTGTTCTCTGTACATCAACGGGAGAGCGCATGGTCCGGATACCGGGATCGCAACCTGCCAGCTTCACATGAGAATGTTTACCAACAACCAGACTATCGTCATAGAACCATGGCGAAGTGTAGCGTTTCCTGTCATAAAAGATCTGATCGTAGACCGAAGTTCGTTTGACAGAATCATGGCGGCGGGCGGATTTATTTCTGTAAATACATCCGGGAATACTTTAGACGGAAATGCAATTTTAGTGAATAAAGAAAATGCCGAAAATGCTATGGATGCTGCGGCTTGCATCAGTTGTGGTGCCTGCGTTGCAACCTGTCCCAATGGTGCTGCGATGCTTTTTGTTGGTGCCAAAATTTCGCATCTTGCGTTATTGCCTCAAGGCCAGGTGGAGCGGAAGAGGAGAGTGCTCAATATGGTAAAAGCGATGGATGAGGAAGGATTTGGCAACTGCTCGGTCATAGGAGCATGTGAAGTGGAATGTCCAAAACATATTTCTTTAGACACGATTGCCAGACTAAACCGCGAATATATAAAGGCGTGGGCTAAATAA
- a CDS encoding CcoQ/FixQ family Cbb3-type cytochrome c oxidase assembly chaperone encodes MKNLIVLLFSETDKSGMYEVLSLISLMLIFLAFVIYIFIRKYKKEEVRAPLEDDHPEDVFRISDKD; translated from the coding sequence ATGAAAAATTTAATAGTGCTTTTGTTTTCAGAAACTGATAAAAGCGGAATGTATGAAGTGCTGTCTTTGATCAGTTTAATGCTTATTTTTTTGGCATTCGTTATCTACATTTTCATAAGAAAGTACAAAAAGGAAGAAGTACGCGCTCCTCTGGAAGATGATCATCCGGAAGATGTTTTCCGCATTTCTGATAAGGATTAA
- a CDS encoding Crp/Fnr family transcriptional regulator: protein MSIKPRLLHSVGATEQHFYAGDYIFREDGTPQFYYQILEGEVKLNNYSNEGKEFIQNILPAGNCFGESMLFLEKPYPVNAVALSNCTVLKICREKFLTLLDIYPHIALDICNTLSEKTYNKFILMRKISSKNAIERLTEIMDLMKEPQQNKEKYTFEIPHTRQQLASLTGLCVETAIRAIKKMEGSKMLKITNRKIYY, encoded by the coding sequence ATGTCTATCAAACCAAGACTCCTGCATTCTGTAGGGGCAACTGAACAGCACTTTTATGCCGGAGATTATATTTTCCGCGAAGATGGTACGCCACAATTTTATTATCAAATTCTGGAAGGCGAAGTAAAGCTCAACAATTACAGCAATGAAGGTAAAGAATTTATTCAAAATATACTTCCTGCCGGCAACTGCTTCGGAGAATCGATGCTATTTTTGGAGAAGCCATATCCCGTGAATGCGGTTGCGCTAAGTAATTGTACGGTACTCAAAATATGCAGAGAAAAATTTCTGACTCTGCTAGATATTTATCCTCATATTGCGCTCGATATATGCAATACGCTTTCCGAAAAAACCTATAACAAATTTATTCTTATGCGGAAAATCTCCAGCAAAAATGCCATTGAGAGATTGACCGAAATTATGGATCTGATGAAAGAACCTCAGCAGAATAAAGAAAAATATACTTTTGAGATTCCGCACACAAGACAGCAGTTAGCATCATTGACAGGCTTATGCGTGGAAACCGCGATAAGAGCAATCAAAAAAATGGAGGGAAGTAAAATGCTTAAGATCACAAACAGGAAAATTTATTATTAA
- a CDS encoding NAD-dependent epimerase/dehydratase family protein — protein sequence MVLVTGATGLLGRVIVLELLKRGKKVRACKRPDSDLSDVQKSYQNYTENANFYFDMIEWVDLDFNSHQCLYKVLQDIDEVYHCAAKISFDPKDRDEVLETGIAHTRNLLRACMYLPVHKFLYVSSAATLRVDKNLLERQIKDPLSKKFYSAYVISKCICEKLVWNAYKNGLNTVIINPGMIIGSGNRTKNSQLLDFFLTSRIIFSGGTSCVDVRDVATIAVELIEKNIFGKRFCISSENLTYKELISLLRKVVGLQKPVLCPVTVLKVVKYFRNILTIFDRKAKFLTDENIRFITDFQYDSNKKIKNTLQHRFYSASEAIKFHYGNYRKSETS from the coding sequence ATGGTTTTAGTTACCGGGGCGACAGGACTATTGGGCAGAGTTATAGTACTCGAACTCCTTAAAAGAGGCAAAAAAGTAAGAGCTTGCAAAAGACCAGACAGCGATCTTTCTGACGTGCAGAAGTCGTATCAAAATTATACAGAAAATGCCAATTTCTATTTTGATATGATTGAGTGGGTAGATCTTGATTTCAACAGCCATCAATGTTTATATAAAGTTTTGCAAGATATTGATGAGGTCTATCACTGTGCGGCAAAAATCAGTTTTGACCCAAAGGATCGCGACGAAGTACTAGAAACAGGCATAGCACATACAAGAAATCTGCTTCGTGCGTGTATGTATCTTCCGGTGCATAAATTTTTATATGTAAGTTCTGCGGCTACATTGCGAGTCGATAAAAATTTGCTAGAAAGACAGATTAAAGATCCGCTTTCGAAAAAATTTTATTCCGCGTATGTTATTTCGAAATGCATCTGCGAAAAACTGGTCTGGAATGCTTATAAAAACGGACTAAATACAGTAATCATCAATCCCGGAATGATTATCGGCAGCGGCAACCGCACAAAAAACAGTCAGCTTCTTGATTTTTTCCTTACCAGCAGAATAATTTTTTCCGGCGGCACTTCCTGCGTAGATGTGCGTGATGTGGCAACTATTGCGGTAGAGCTTATCGAAAAAAACATCTTCGGAAAACGCTTCTGCATATCATCTGAAAACTTGACCTATAAAGAGTTAATTTCTCTCCTGCGAAAAGTTGTTGGATTACAAAAACCAGTATTATGTCCTGTCACCGTTTTAAAAGTTGTAAAATATTTTAGAAATATCCTGACGATTTTTGACCGAAAGGCAAAATTTTTAACTGACGAAAATATCAGGTTTATCACAGATTTTCAATATGATTCTAATAAAAAGATCAAAAACACTCTGCAACATCGGTTTTATTCTGCTTCCGAGGCAATTAAATTTCATTACGGAAATTACCGCAAATCTGAAACATCGTAA
- the ccoN gene encoding cytochrome-c oxidase, cbb3-type subunit I, producing the protein MEPQKFSYDNAIVRAFLYATVVFALIGFLFGLTAALLLFYPELPEFLFGTDDPTIRSISSKNIQGLMSTQGAFGFGRIRMLHTTSVIFAFVCNVVFVGVYYSLQRLLKTRMYSDVMSWVHFWTWQLMIVATYITFFMGINTSKEYAEHEWPIDILIAFSWIVFGLNMFFTIAKRRVRHLYVAIWFYIGTWIAVVMLHIFNNLEVPLSFTGWKSYSAYAGVKDAVVQWWYGHNAVAFILTTPVLGLMYYFLPKAADRPVFSYKLSIIHFWSLIFVYIWAGPHHLQYTSLPAWAQAVGTGFSIMLIAPSWGGMLNGLLTLRGAWDKVRESPILKFFVVAVTCYGMATFEGPLLATKNINKIGHFTDWVIGHVHVGALGWNGFMAFGVIYYLIPILWRTQLWSVRLANWHFWLGTLGIIFYVVPMYISGFTQGLMWKQFNPDGTLLWKNWLDTVTAIIPYFKLRFVGGLFYFTGGILMVINLIATVRKGSFEKNVHAEAYALADISRKRKEGEGAHLWLERMPVLLGILSFFALSVGSLVEIIPTLSMDRSVPIITVVKPYSPLELEGRDLYIREGCNACHSQMVRPFRDEVIRFNGKNGQYSKAGEFVYDRPFLWGSKRTGPDLHREGGRNPSSWHYKHMYNPRTTSAGSIMPRYPWLISNNLDRSVMIEKIKLMKNAFDVPYTKAQIDSADRWADNQAAAIVRDIFVEAPDLRAAYASRPQKELEKKEIIALISYLQRLGTDIRTTEIKTAFNNN; encoded by the coding sequence ATGGAGCCTCAAAAATTTAGTTATGACAACGCAATTGTTCGTGCTTTTTTATATGCGACCGTTGTTTTTGCCCTTATTGGATTTCTGTTCGGACTTACCGCAGCCTTACTGCTTTTCTATCCCGAGCTGCCGGAGTTTTTATTTGGTACTGATGATCCTACGATCAGATCAATATCTTCTAAAAACATTCAGGGATTGATGAGTACTCAGGGAGCTTTCGGATTTGGAAGAATCCGGATGCTTCATACCACAAGCGTTATTTTTGCTTTTGTTTGCAATGTCGTTTTCGTTGGTGTTTATTATTCTCTTCAAAGATTGCTGAAGACAAGAATGTATAGTGATGTCATGTCCTGGGTGCATTTCTGGACATGGCAGCTCATGATTGTAGCTACATACATTACTTTTTTCATGGGAATCAATACTTCAAAAGAATATGCCGAACACGAATGGCCGATAGACATTCTGATTGCCTTTTCATGGATTGTATTTGGTCTTAATATGTTTTTTACCATTGCCAAAAGAAGGGTTCGTCATCTTTATGTTGCGATATGGTTCTATATCGGTACCTGGATTGCGGTTGTGATGCTGCATATCTTTAATAATCTTGAAGTTCCGTTAAGTTTCACAGGCTGGAAATCGTATTCAGCTTATGCCGGTGTAAAAGACGCTGTAGTACAATGGTGGTATGGTCATAATGCGGTTGCTTTTATTTTAACAACTCCTGTGTTGGGTCTTATGTATTATTTTCTCCCAAAAGCTGCAGACAGACCTGTGTTTTCATATAAACTGTCGATCATCCATTTTTGGTCGTTAATATTCGTATACATTTGGGCCGGTCCGCATCATTTACAATATACATCTCTTCCTGCGTGGGCGCAGGCCGTGGGTACCGGTTTTTCTATCATGCTCATCGCTCCTTCATGGGGTGGGATGCTCAATGGTCTTCTCACCTTAAGAGGAGCTTGGGATAAAGTTCGCGAAAGTCCGATTTTGAAGTTTTTCGTTGTTGCAGTAACGTGTTATGGTATGGCAACATTCGAAGGTCCTTTGCTGGCGACAAAAAATATTAATAAGATTGGGCATTTTACAGATTGGGTAATTGGTCACGTTCACGTGGGAGCATTGGGATGGAACGGTTTTATGGCATTTGGCGTTATCTATTATCTCATTCCTATATTGTGGAGAACGCAGCTATGGTCGGTGAGGCTCGCTAACTGGCACTTCTGGCTCGGTACGCTTGGGATAATATTTTATGTAGTGCCTATGTACATATCGGGTTTTACACAAGGTTTGATGTGGAAGCAGTTTAATCCTGATGGTACATTACTTTGGAAAAATTGGCTAGACACGGTGACGGCAATAATTCCTTATTTTAAACTTCGGTTTGTGGGTGGGCTCTTTTACTTTACAGGAGGCATTCTTATGGTTATCAATTTAATTGCGACTGTACGAAAAGGGTCATTCGAAAAAAATGTACACGCAGAAGCTTATGCTTTAGCTGATATCAGCAGAAAAAGAAAAGAAGGCGAGGGCGCTCACTTGTGGCTGGAACGTATGCCTGTGCTTTTGGGGATTCTGTCTTTTTTCGCATTGTCTGTGGGTAGTCTTGTTGAGATCATTCCTACATTGTCTATGGATCGTTCCGTTCCTATAATCACTGTCGTAAAACCATACTCTCCGCTGGAACTAGAAGGACGAGATTTGTACATACGTGAAGGTTGCAATGCCTGTCATAGCCAGATGGTTAGACCGTTCAGAGATGAGGTGATTAGATTTAATGGTAAAAACGGACAATATTCTAAAGCAGGCGAGTTTGTATATGACCGTCCGTTCTTATGGGGATCAAAAAGAACAGGCCCGGATCTTCACAGAGAAGGCGGAAGAAATCCCAGCTCTTGGCATTACAAACATATGTACAATCCCAGAACTACATCAGCCGGATCGATCATGCCGCGATATCCTTGGTTGATCTCAAACAATCTCGATCGCTCTGTGATGATTGAGAAGATTAAATTAATGAAAAATGCATTTGATGTTCCGTACACAAAAGCTCAGATAGATTCTGCTGATCGCTGGGCAGATAATCAGGCTGCCGCAATTGTGCGAGATATATTTGTAGAGGCTCCGGATCTGAGAGCTGCCTACGCGTCTCGTCCACAGAAGGAACTGGAAAAAAAGGAGATTATTGCGCTTATCTCATATCTGCAGAGACTGGGAACAGATATCAGGACAACAGAAATCAAAACAGCATTTAACAATAATTAA